Proteins encoded together in one Bacteroides ovatus window:
- a CDS encoding helix-turn-helix domain-containing protein — protein MRFWVCIFVLLFVHNQFSRADKIINNDSLYTEKYIRDIYISNPKRALQLLDEAETRKAFPLRLINELRSLSYRNMYMNKLAFMYARKSYLLDSISQREPKHMLKMTVYLAELSSIMSKYNESMHYALSGIMQAQKLKDREAEARLLFCIGENNWRLSLKDEAYNYFGRTIELLRGSKDMREMMLLSYYYGAEMGFLMTDSRIDEALALAYEREKLLKKLEKVPEVPEGYIDGQYSYLYANLAYISYLEKKYAQAEGYYQKYLAIKESHTPDGKMYSIPYLILSKQYETVIDNCKDFKELLRTQRDTLNAQYLTILNKEVQAYLGLNRYKEAAEIRETIIAITDSINSTDRKNAALELNAMYGASEKEEYIAEQASQLKIRNVSLCFLACIVVLTLFILWRLWRFNHIIEYKNRMLAKLINEKFANKKDGNQLLEVYEEQEVSSELEPELISPEEQDELLDETDKESGEEEENKKIFQELNHTVVQKQLYLSPELSREDLAQIVHLNNARFARMIRECTGTNFNGYINGLRINYAIKLMKKYPNYTIRAIADESGFNSAPILYNLFKKKTGMTPYEFKKAQDTLRN, from the coding sequence ATGCGTTTTTGGGTATGTATTTTTGTGCTTCTATTTGTACACAATCAATTTTCAAGGGCTGATAAAATTATAAATAATGACTCTTTGTATACAGAAAAATATATCAGAGATATTTATATTTCCAACCCCAAACGTGCTTTACAGTTGTTGGATGAGGCCGAAACCAGAAAAGCCTTCCCTCTGCGTCTGATTAATGAATTGCGCAGTTTGTCATATCGTAATATGTATATGAATAAACTAGCTTTTATGTATGCAAGGAAGTCGTACTTGCTTGATTCCATCTCTCAAAGAGAACCTAAGCACATGTTGAAGATGACGGTTTATTTAGCTGAACTTTCATCCATAATGAGTAAATATAATGAGAGCATGCATTATGCTCTTAGTGGAATTATGCAGGCTCAAAAACTGAAGGACAGAGAGGCGGAAGCTAGATTGCTTTTTTGCATAGGAGAGAATAATTGGAGGCTATCATTGAAAGATGAGGCGTATAATTATTTTGGTCGTACGATTGAATTACTGCGTGGGTCAAAGGATATGAGAGAAATGATGCTGCTTTCCTATTATTATGGAGCAGAGATGGGATTTTTAATGACAGATTCCCGTATTGATGAAGCTTTGGCTCTTGCTTATGAACGTGAAAAACTTCTTAAAAAATTAGAGAAAGTACCGGAGGTTCCCGAAGGCTACATTGATGGTCAATATAGCTATTTATATGCAAATTTGGCCTATATTTCTTATTTAGAAAAGAAATATGCGCAAGCAGAAGGATATTATCAAAAATATCTGGCAATAAAAGAATCTCATACTCCGGATGGCAAGATGTATTCGATTCCTTATTTGATTCTTTCCAAACAATATGAGACAGTAATAGACAACTGTAAGGACTTTAAAGAATTGTTGAGAACACAGCGGGATACCTTGAACGCTCAATATTTAACTATACTTAATAAGGAAGTCCAGGCATATCTGGGGCTGAATCGTTATAAAGAAGCCGCAGAAATACGTGAAACCATCATTGCAATAACGGATAGCATTAACAGTACCGACAGGAAAAATGCTGCATTAGAATTGAACGCGATGTACGGTGCTTCCGAAAAAGAAGAATACATCGCCGAGCAAGCCTCACAGCTAAAAATAAGGAATGTTTCACTCTGCTTTTTGGCGTGTATTGTAGTGCTGACCCTGTTTATACTTTGGCGTTTGTGGCGTTTCAACCATATAATCGAGTATAAAAACAGGATGCTTGCCAAACTGATAAACGAGAAATTTGCCAATAAAAAAGATGGTAATCAGTTATTGGAAGTGTACGAGGAACAGGAGGTTTCATCAGAATTGGAACCGGAATTGATTTCTCCTGAAGAACAGGATGAACTTTTGGACGAAACAGACAAAGAAAGTGGGGAAGAAGAGGAGAACAAGAAAATATTCCAGGAATTAAATCATACAGTCGTTCAAAAACAGCTATATCTTTCTCCAGAGCTCTCAAGAGAAGATTTGGCGCAGATTGTACATCTGAATAATGCACGCTTTGCCCGGATGATAAGAGAATGCACCGGAACTAATTTCAATGGGTACATCAACGGACTGCGCATTAATTATGCGATCAAGCTAATGAAAAAATATCCTAACTATACCATACGTGCCATCGCTGATGAATCCGGATTTAATAGTGCCCCGATATTATATAACCTTTTTAAGAAAAAGACGGGAATGACTCCTTATGAATTTAAAAAAGCGCAGGACACATTGAGGAATTAA
- a CDS encoding DUF488 domain-containing protein has protein sequence MIQVRIKRVYEDFSETDGYRVLVDKLWPRGMKKEWLKYDYWAKDITPSPTLRKWFHEDIPGHWGDFVTQYQKELDASPSMADFLTLIKPHPVITLLYASKEPVYNHARILRDYLEMRLRE, from the coding sequence ATGATACAGGTAAGGATAAAGAGGGTTTACGAAGATTTTTCAGAAACAGATGGATACCGGGTGTTGGTAGATAAATTATGGCCACGCGGAATGAAGAAAGAATGGTTGAAATACGATTATTGGGCAAAAGACATAACACCATCCCCTACATTACGTAAATGGTTTCATGAAGATATTCCCGGACATTGGGGAGATTTTGTCACGCAGTATCAAAAAGAGCTGGATGCTTCTCCATCAATGGCTGATTTTCTGACTCTTATCAAACCACATCCGGTGATAACACTACTTTATGCTTCAAAAGAACCGGTGTATAATCACGCCCGAATTCTTCGCGATTATCTGGAAATGCGTTTGAGAGAGTGA
- a CDS encoding o-succinylbenzoate synthase, which produces MNCKIEIIPRLLHFKQPAGTSRGTYTTRKVWYLHFTSPDFPGRVGIGECAPLPALSCDDLPDYEDILKRFCRQVEKEQGMWDKDVLCQYPSILFGLETAIWHFFAGSWALSDTAFSRGEVGIQINGLIWMGDFDHMLSQIEKKMEAGFRCVKLKIGAIDFEKELALLRHIRTHFSSKEIELRVDANGAFSPGDAMEKLKRLSEFDLHSIEQPIRAGQWEEMARLTSESPLPVALDEELIGCNTLEEKKKLLATIRPQYIIIKPSLHGGICGGDEWIMEAEKQHIGWWITSALESNIGLNAIAHWCATFNNPLPQGLGTGMLFTDNIEVPLEIRKDCLWFCK; this is translated from the coding sequence ATGAATTGTAAAATAGAAATTATTCCCCGATTGCTCCATTTCAAGCAACCTGCCGGGACTTCCAGAGGAACATATACTACGCGTAAAGTTTGGTATCTTCATTTTACCTCGCCTGACTTCCCTGGCAGAGTAGGAATAGGGGAGTGTGCGCCTTTGCCCGCTTTAAGTTGTGACGATCTTCCTGATTATGAAGATATATTAAAAAGATTTTGTCGGCAAGTAGAGAAAGAACAAGGAATGTGGGATAAGGATGTTTTATGCCAGTATCCTTCCATCTTATTTGGCTTGGAAACGGCTATCTGGCATTTCTTTGCAGGGAGTTGGGCTTTGTCCGATACGGCTTTTTCTCGTGGAGAGGTAGGGATTCAAATTAATGGTTTGATTTGGATGGGAGATTTTGATCACATGTTATCCCAAATCGAGAAAAAGATGGAAGCCGGATTCCGTTGTGTCAAACTAAAGATTGGTGCTATCGATTTTGAAAAAGAATTGGCGTTGTTACGTCATATTCGTACCCATTTCTCTTCTAAAGAAATAGAGTTGCGTGTAGATGCAAACGGTGCTTTCTCTCCGGGTGATGCAATGGAAAAACTGAAACGTCTGTCAGAATTTGATTTACATTCTATCGAACAGCCGATTCGTGCCGGACAATGGGAAGAAATGGCTCGGCTCACTTCTGAATCTCCGTTGCCAGTAGCATTGGATGAAGAGCTGATAGGATGCAACACGCTGGAAGAAAAAAAGAAACTGCTGGCAACCATCCGTCCGCAATATATCATCATTAAACCATCTCTCCACGGAGGAATATGTGGAGGGGATGAATGGATTATGGAAGCGGAAAAGCAACATATCGGCTGGTGGATCACTTCCGCTTTGGAGTCCAACATTGGTTTGAATGCTATCGCCCATTGGTGTGCAACATTCAATAATCCGTTACCACAAGGATTGGGAACGGGTATGCTCTTTACTGACAATATAGAAGTGCCTCTTGAAATCAGAAAAGATTGCCTGTGGTTTTGTAAATGA
- a CDS encoding RNA polymerase sigma-70 factor: MKISFSKQTKERAFKQLYEEYYAPFCLYAKRFVDDKETREDIVSDVFTSLWDKLDTDSFDLQSNTALAYIKMCVKNSCLNFLKHQEYEWSYAENIQKKAPVYETEPDSIYTLDELYRMLYETLNKLPENYRTVFIKSFFEGKTHTEIAEEMNLSVKSINRYKQKTMELLRNELKEYMPLLLLLFLRA; the protein is encoded by the coding sequence ATGAAAATATCTTTTTCTAAACAGACTAAAGAACGGGCTTTCAAACAACTTTATGAGGAGTATTATGCCCCATTTTGTTTGTATGCAAAAAGGTTTGTTGATGATAAAGAAACACGTGAAGACATCGTTTCGGATGTATTCACCTCATTATGGGATAAACTGGATACTGATTCTTTTGATCTTCAATCGAACACCGCATTAGCTTACATCAAAATGTGCGTAAAAAATAGCTGCCTGAATTTCCTGAAACATCAGGAATATGAATGGAGCTATGCGGAAAATATACAGAAGAAAGCTCCTGTCTATGAAACAGAACCGGATAGTATATATACTCTTGATGAGCTATACAGAATGTTGTATGAGACATTAAACAAACTTCCCGAAAACTATCGAACGGTCTTTATTAAAAGTTTCTTTGAAGGCAAAACTCATACAGAGATTGCAGAAGAGATGAATCTTAGCGTGAAGTCTATCAATCGATATAAACAAAAAACGATGGAACTTTTACGTAATGAATTAAAGGAGTATATGCCACTATTACTCTTGTTATTTCTTCGTGCATAA
- a CDS encoding AMP-binding protein gives MIFDRQQQRLLLEGKEYTFEEISQLIVGGAEAHSPAYWDLYLFLNEWFNDSPVITVHTSGSTGIPKELMVRKDQMMQSARLTCEFLNLKKGESALLCMNLRYIGAMMVVVRSLVAGLNLIIRPASGHPLADIKEPLRFVAMVPLQVYNTLQVPEEKERLKQTDILIIGGGAVDEALETEIKHLPTAVYSTYGMTETLSHIALRRLNGASASEHYYPFPSVKLSLSAENTLIIDAPLVCDETLQTNDIARIYPDGSFMILGRKDNVINSGGIKIQAEEMEKLLRPFIPVSFVITSVPDQRLGQAVTLLLADQPDTEEIGNKLHEILEPYYRPKHILTIESIPQTENGKINRAECRILAKQMLMTFYPHTLIQSLYSSVFQV, from the coding sequence ATGATATTCGATCGACAACAACAGCGCTTGCTACTGGAAGGAAAAGAATACACTTTTGAAGAAATAAGCCAACTGATAGTAGGAGGAGCAGAAGCTCATTCTCCTGCTTATTGGGATTTATATCTTTTCCTGAACGAATGGTTTAATGATTCTCCTGTTATTACAGTTCATACATCGGGCTCCACGGGTATACCTAAAGAACTGATGGTACGCAAGGATCAAATGATGCAAAGTGCACGTCTGACTTGTGAATTTCTGAATTTGAAGAAAGGTGAGTCGGCATTATTATGTATGAATCTCCGTTATATCGGTGCAATGATGGTGGTCGTACGTTCATTGGTTGCAGGTTTGAATTTGATTATTCGTCCTGCTTCCGGCCATCCGTTGGCGGATATAAAAGAACCTTTGAGATTTGTTGCAATGGTCCCATTGCAAGTTTATAACACGTTGCAGGTTCCCGAAGAAAAAGAGCGATTAAAACAAACGGATATTCTGATTATAGGAGGCGGAGCCGTTGATGAGGCTCTGGAAACGGAGATAAAACATCTTCCGACTGCTGTTTACTCCACTTATGGCATGACTGAAACTTTGTCGCATATTGCCCTTCGTCGTCTGAACGGAGCATCGGCTTCAGAACATTATTATCCATTTCCTTCAGTAAAATTGTCTTTATCCGCAGAGAATACATTAATCATTGATGCCCCTTTGGTATGTGACGAAACATTGCAGACCAATGACATTGCACGTATCTATCCCGATGGAAGTTTTATGATTCTAGGCCGGAAAGACAATGTGATTAACAGTGGAGGAATTAAGATTCAAGCAGAGGAGATGGAGAAGTTGCTCCGCCCGTTTATTCCTGTGTCCTTTGTCATTACTTCAGTTCCGGATCAGCGCTTAGGGCAGGCTGTCACTTTATTATTGGCAGATCAGCCCGACACAGAAGAAATCGGAAATAAACTACATGAAATACTGGAACCTTATTATCGTCCCAAGCATATATTGACAATAGAATCCATTCCGCAAACAGAGAACGGAAAAATAAACCGGGCAGAGTGTCGCATCTTAGCCAAACAAATGTTGATGACGTTTTACCCTCACACCTTGATTCAATCCCTTTATTCATCGGTGTTTCAAGTGTGA
- the menB gene encoding 1,4-dihydroxy-2-naphthoyl-CoA synthase, protein MPTQREWTTIREYDDILFDYYNGIARITINRERYRNAFTPTTTAEMSDALRICREEADIDVIVITGAGDKAFCSGGDQNVKGRGGYIGKDGVPRLSVLDVQKQIRSIPKPVIAAVNGFAIGGGHVLHVVCDLSIASENAIFGQTGPRVGSFDAGFGASYLARVVGQKKAREIWFLCRKYNAQEALDMGLVNKVVPLEQLEDEYVQWAEEMMLLSPLALRMIKAGLNAELDGQAGIQELAGDATLLYYLTDEAQEGKNAFLEKRKPNFKQYPKFP, encoded by the coding sequence ATGCCAACACAAAGAGAGTGGACAACCATCAGAGAATACGACGATATTCTTTTTGATTATTATAATGGAATTGCCCGTATCACAATCAACCGTGAACGTTATCGGAATGCATTTACCCCGACTACCACTGCCGAAATGAGTGATGCATTGCGCATTTGCCGTGAAGAAGCGGATATTGATGTGATTGTAATTACCGGAGCCGGTGATAAGGCATTCTGTTCGGGAGGCGACCAGAATGTGAAAGGACGTGGCGGATATATCGGGAAAGACGGTGTGCCTCGTTTGAGCGTATTGGATGTACAAAAGCAAATCCGTAGTATTCCGAAACCTGTGATTGCTGCCGTGAACGGCTTTGCCATTGGTGGCGGACACGTGCTCCATGTAGTATGTGATTTATCCATTGCTTCGGAAAATGCCATTTTCGGTCAGACAGGTCCTCGCGTGGGTAGTTTTGATGCCGGATTCGGTGCATCTTATCTGGCGCGTGTGGTAGGACAGAAGAAAGCACGTGAAATTTGGTTCCTTTGCCGCAAGTATAATGCACAAGAAGCATTGGATATGGGATTGGTGAATAAGGTAGTACCTTTGGAACAGCTGGAAGATGAATACGTGCAATGGGCGGAAGAAATGATGTTGCTTAGTCCATTGGCTTTGCGCATGATTAAAGCGGGATTGAATGCCGAACTGGACGGCCAGGCAGGTATTCAGGAGTTGGCAGGTGACGCAACATTACTTTATTACCTGACGGATGAAGCACAGGAAGGAAAGAATGCGTTCCTGGAGAAACGTAAACCGAACTTCAAACAATATCCGAAATTCCCTTAA
- a CDS encoding Cof-type HAD-IIB family hydrolase, whose translation MKYKLLVLDVDGTLLNDAKEISKRTLAALLKVQQMGVRIVLASGRPTYGLMPLAKMLELGNYGGFILSYNGCQIINAQNGEILFERRINPEMLPYLEKKARKNGFALFTYHDDTIITDSPENEHIQNEARLNDLQIIKEEEFSAAVDFAPCKCMLVSDDEEALLGLEDHWKRRLNGALDVFRSEPYFLEVVPCAIDKANSLGALLEVLGMKREEVIAVGDGVCDVTMIQLAGLGIAMGHSQDSVKACADYVTASNEEDGVAVAVEKAIISEVRVAEIPLDQLNAQARHALMGNLGIQYTYADEDRVEATMPVDHRTRQPFGILHGGATLALAETVAGLGSMILCQPDEIVVGMQVSGNHISSAHEGDTVRAVGTVVHKGRSSHVWNVDVFTSTNKLVSSIRVVNSVMKKR comes from the coding sequence ATGAAGTATAAATTATTGGTTCTTGATGTAGACGGAACACTCCTCAATGATGCGAAAGAAATTAGTAAACGTACATTGGCTGCCCTGTTGAAGGTTCAGCAAATGGGAGTACGTATTGTGCTGGCGTCCGGCAGACCGACTTATGGCCTAATGCCGCTGGCCAAGATGCTCGAACTTGGAAACTATGGAGGTTTTATCCTTTCCTATAATGGCTGTCAGATTATCAATGCACAAAACGGAGAAATTCTGTTTGAACGTCGGATTAATCCCGAAATGTTGCCGTATCTGGAAAAGAAAGCCCGTAAAAACGGTTTTGCTTTATTCACTTATCATGATGATACGATCATAACGGATTCTCCTGAAAATGAACATATCCAAAATGAAGCCCGGTTGAATGACCTGCAAATAATCAAAGAAGAAGAATTTTCTGCTGCCGTTGATTTTGCTCCTTGTAAGTGTATGCTGGTGAGCGATGACGAAGAAGCATTGCTTGGTTTGGAAGATCACTGGAAGAGACGACTGAATGGGGCGTTGGACGTATTCCGTTCGGAGCCCTATTTTCTGGAAGTAGTTCCCTGCGCCATCGACAAAGCCAATTCTTTGGGTGCTTTGCTGGAGGTGCTAGGTATGAAGCGTGAGGAAGTGATTGCTGTGGGCGACGGTGTGTGTGACGTAACAATGATTCAATTGGCGGGGCTGGGTATAGCTATGGGACATTCACAAGACTCGGTGAAAGCCTGTGCCGATTATGTGACTGCTTCGAATGAGGAAGACGGAGTGGCCGTTGCAGTGGAGAAGGCTATCATATCCGAAGTGCGTGTAGCCGAAATTCCCCTTGACCAACTGAATGCGCAGGCACGCCACGCATTGATGGGAAACTTGGGAATTCAATATACCTATGCCGACGAAGACCGTGTGGAAGCAACAATGCCGGTAGACCATCGTACCCGTCAGCCTTTTGGCATTTTGCATGGCGGGGCTACTCTTGCATTGGCGGAAACAGTTGCCGGACTCGGTTCAATGATTCTTTGCCAGCCGGACGAGATTGTAGTAGGAATGCAGGTCAGTGGAAACCACATATCTTCTGCACATGAAGGAGATACAGTGCGTGCAGTAGGAACAGTTGTACATAAGGGACGTTCCTCCCATGTATGGAATGTAGACGTGTTTACTTCAACAAACAAACTAGTGTCTTCCATACGGGTAGTCAACAGTGTGATGAAAAAGAGATGA
- a CDS encoding isochorismate synthase produces the protein MTDEEISNLTTIDAFIQRKQPFAVYRIPGEKVPRLLTQAEGAVCLIYDLKELNGQRGFVIAPFQVSETCPVVLIQPDQWGQPLPIDNDTAEEREVALRMQGQESFLTSSTEEYASCFHTFINALRDNTFDKLVLSRHLTIDKVSGFSPLSIFRAACRRYIHSYIYLCYTPQTGIWLGSTPEIILSGEKDEWNTVALAGTQPLQDGKLPQIWDEKNRKEQAYVASYIRRQLLSLGIHSTENGPYPAYAGALSHLKTDFQFSLKDNKGLGDLLKVLHPTPAVCGLPKEEAYRFILQNEGYDRRYYSGFIGWLDPEGRTDIYVNLRCMHIEDEQLTLYAGGGLLASSELNDEWLETEKKLQTIKRLIATPPLKS, from the coding sequence ATGACCGACGAAGAAATAAGTAATTTGACAACTATTGATGCATTTATTCAGCGGAAGCAGCCGTTTGCTGTTTACCGTATTCCCGGGGAGAAAGTTCCCCGTCTGTTGACACAGGCGGAAGGAGCGGTATGTCTGATATACGACCTGAAAGAACTGAATGGACAGAGAGGATTTGTCATCGCTCCGTTTCAGGTGAGTGAGACGTGTCCTGTCGTATTGATTCAACCCGATCAGTGGGGGCAACCTTTGCCGATTGACAATGATACGGCAGAAGAACGGGAAGTCGCTTTGCGGATGCAAGGACAAGAATCGTTCCTGACTTCTTCTACGGAGGAATATGCCTCCTGCTTTCATACCTTTATAAATGCTTTGCGTGATAATACTTTTGATAAATTAGTACTTTCACGTCATCTTACTATTGATAAAGTATCCGGTTTTTCCCCTTTATCTATATTTCGTGCAGCTTGCAGGCGTTATATTCATTCATATATATACTTGTGCTACACTCCGCAGACAGGAATCTGGTTGGGAAGCACTCCCGAAATCATTTTATCGGGTGAAAAAGATGAATGGAATACAGTAGCGTTGGCCGGGACACAGCCTTTGCAAGATGGTAAACTGCCCCAAATATGGGATGAAAAGAATCGGAAAGAGCAGGCTTATGTAGCTTCTTACATTCGTCGCCAACTCCTTTCGTTGGGTATTCATTCTACGGAGAACGGGCCTTATCCGGCTTATGCAGGTGCTTTGTCACATTTGAAAACAGATTTCCAGTTTTCTTTGAAAGATAACAAAGGTTTGGGAGATCTCTTGAAAGTGTTGCATCCAACGCCTGCTGTATGCGGTTTACCGAAAGAAGAAGCCTATCGGTTTATATTGCAGAACGAAGGCTACGACCGCCGCTATTATTCCGGCTTTATCGGCTGGCTGGACCCGGAAGGGCGAACTGACATCTATGTGAATCTGCGCTGCATGCATATTGAAGATGAACAACTGACTCTTTATGCCGGCGGTGGACTACTGGCTTCTTCGGAATTGAATGACGAATGGCTGGAAACGGAAAAGAAGTTGCAAACCATCAAACGGCTTATTGCAACGCCTCCTTTAAAATCATAA
- the menD gene encoding 2-succinyl-5-enolpyruvyl-6-hydroxy-3-cyclohexene-1-carboxylic-acid synthase, whose protein sequence is MYTDKKNILQLVALLEAHGITKVVLCPGSRNTPIVHTLSNHPNFTCYAVTDERSAGYFAIGLALNGGKPAAVCCTSGTALLNLHPAVAEAFYQNVPLVVISADRPAAWIGQMDGQTVPQPGVFQTLVKKSVNLPEIHTEEDEWYCNRLVNEALLETNHHGKGPVHINVPISEPLFQFTVDALPEVRVITRYQGLNVYDRDYNDLVDRMNKYQKRMIIIGQMNLIYLFEKRYIKLLYKHFAWLTEHIGNQTVPGIPVKNFDAALYAMPEEKIDQMVPELLITYGGHVVSKRLKKFLRQHPPKEHWHVSPEGEVVDLYGSLTTVIEMDPFEFLEKIASLLDNRTPDYPRVWENYCKIIPEPDFAYSEMLAVGTLLKALPESCALHLANSSVVRYAQLYSIPPTIEVCCNRGTSGIEGSLSTAVGYAAASDKLNFIAIGDLSFFYDMNALWNINVRSNLRILLLNNGGGEIFHTLPGLDMSGTSHKFIAAVHKTSAKGWAEERGFLYLQAQNDEELTEAMKTFTQPETMEQPVLLEVFTNKNKDARMLKNYYHQLKQK, encoded by the coding sequence ATGTATACAGACAAGAAGAACATACTCCAGTTGGTTGCGTTGCTCGAGGCGCACGGGATTACTAAGGTTGTGTTGTGTCCGGGTAGTCGTAATACGCCCATCGTACATACTTTGTCTAATCATCCGAACTTCACCTGTTATGCAGTGACGGATGAACGGAGTGCCGGTTATTTTGCCATTGGTCTTGCGTTGAATGGTGGTAAGCCTGCTGCTGTGTGCTGCACTTCCGGTACTGCATTATTAAATCTTCATCCGGCTGTAGCCGAAGCATTTTATCAGAATGTTCCTTTAGTTGTCATTTCAGCAGACCGTCCCGCTGCCTGGATCGGACAGATGGATGGACAGACAGTGCCGCAACCGGGTGTGTTTCAAACGCTGGTAAAGAAGTCGGTCAATCTTCCGGAGATTCATACGGAAGAAGATGAATGGTATTGTAATCGCCTGGTGAATGAAGCCTTGCTGGAGACGAATCATCATGGAAAAGGCCCGGTGCATATCAATGTTCCTATTTCCGAACCGCTGTTTCAATTCACGGTAGATGCACTCCCGGAAGTACGTGTGATAACCCGTTATCAGGGATTGAACGTCTATGACCGTGATTATAATGATCTGGTCGACCGGATGAATAAATATCAGAAGCGCATGATTATCATCGGTCAGATGAACCTTATTTATCTGTTTGAAAAAAGATATATCAAGTTATTATATAAACATTTTGCCTGGTTGACGGAACATATCGGCAATCAGACAGTTCCCGGTATTCCGGTAAAGAATTTCGATGCGGCACTTTATGCCATGCCCGAAGAGAAGATAGACCAGATGGTTCCCGAATTGCTGATTACTTACGGAGGACATGTCGTTTCCAAACGATTGAAGAAGTTTCTCCGTCAGCATCCGCCTAAAGAGCATTGGCACGTATCGCCGGAGGGTGAGGTGGTCGATTTGTACGGCTCATTGACTACAGTGATCGAGATGGACCCGTTTGAATTTCTGGAGAAGATCGCCAGCCTGCTGGATAACCGGACTCCTGACTATCCCCGTGTATGGGAGAATTATTGTAAGATTATTCCCGAACCGGATTTTGCCTATTCGGAGATGTTGGCTGTCGGTACATTATTGAAAGCTTTGCCGGAGTCCTGTGCATTGCATCTGGCAAACAGTTCGGTAGTTCGTTATGCACAACTATATTCGATTCCTCCTACAATTGAAGTTTGTTGCAATCGGGGAACAAGTGGTATTGAAGGGTCGTTGTCTACCGCTGTCGGTTATGCGGCAGCTTCCGACAAACTGAATTTCATAGCTATCGGAGATCTAAGTTTCTTCTATGATATGAATGCGTTGTGGAATATCAACGTCCGTTCCAACCTGCGTATCCTTTTATTAAATAACGGAGGAGGAGAGATTTTCCATACTTTACCGGGATTGGATATGTCGGGCACCTCACATAAATTTATTGCAGCAGTTCATAAAACGTCAGCCAAAGGCTGGGCGGAGGAACGTGGTTTCCTTTATCTGCAGGCACAAAATGATGAAGAGCTGACTGAAGCAATGAAAACTTTCACCCAGCCGGAAACTATGGAACAACCTGTGCTCCTGGAAGTGTTTACCAACAAAAACAAGGATGCACGTATGTTGAAGAATTATTATCATCAATTAAAACAAAAATAA